A single Ziziphus jujuba cultivar Dongzao chromosome 11, ASM3175591v1 DNA region contains:
- the LOC107432775 gene encoding glutathione hydrolase 3 isoform X2 has translation MEESPIRVVGCMYASNTNSWVKREENSYNHGIKVNDVQIIESERGVVAADDGRCSEVGASVLRQGGHAVDAAVATALCLGVVSPMASGIGGGGFMIVRSSSTSQTEAYDLRETAPLAASENMYDDNPNARLEGPLSIGVPGEIAGLREAWLNHGRFPWRSLFQPAIKLAKDGFVIAPYFGASITRNSKKIMNDPGLRQVFAPKGKLLQVGETCYNVELGRTLEELAELGPQAFYNGTIGEKLVKDVREAGGILTMEDLKNYRVEVTDAIAADTMGYTIYGMPPPSSGTLGLSLVLNILESYGSPDAAKGSLGLHRLIEALKHMLSVRMNLGDPDFVNISTFASEMLSSDFAKQVREKIFDNTTFPPDYYLSRWSQLRDHGTSHFCIVDMDRNAVSMTTTVNYHFGAGLLSPSTGIVLNNEMGDFSIPTEETVDGLPPAPGNFIRPNKRPLSSMTPIIITKDNQLAGVIGGSGGTNIIPAVVQVFLNHFVLGMDPLAAVQNPRIYHKLIPNVVLYENYTVINGNHIELPEETRLFLQERGHQLKGQKGGAVTQLVVQNLEKPIEMGRKNGKVSNAQIFHGTLIAVSDLRKNGRPAAI, from the exons ATGGAGGAGAGTCCTATTAGGG TTGTAGGCTGTATGTATGCAAGCAATACAAATTCATGggtaaaaagagaagaaaactcATATAATCATGGGATTAAAGTCAATGATGTTCAGATTATTGAGTCAGAGAGGGGCGTTGTTGCTGCTGATGATGGCCGTTGTTCTGAAGTTGGAGCATCAGTGCTTAGGCAGGGTGGCCATGCTGTTGATGCTGCAGTTGCAACAGCTTTGTGCCTTGGAGTTGTTAGTCCAATGGCAAGTGGGATCGGAGGAGGGGGATTCATGATTGTCCGGTCTTCATCAACATCGCAAACTGAAGCTTATGACTTGAGGGAAACTGCTCCTTTGGCCGCTTCAGAG AATATGTACGACGACAATCCTAATGCCAGGTTAGAAGGTCCACTGTCAATTGGAGTTCCTGGTGAGATAGCTGGCCTCCGTGAAGCCTGGTTGAACCATGGGCGTTTTCCATGGAGGAGTTTATTCCAACCTGCAATAAAACTTGCTAAAGATGGATTTGTAATTGCTCCTTATTTTGGAGCATCCATAACTAGGAATTCAAAGAAGATTATGAATGATCCTGGTTTAAGACAAGTGTTTGCTCCAAAGGGAAAGTTGTTACAGGTAGGTGAAACATGCTACAATGTGGAGCTTGGCCGTACCTTGGAGGAACTGGCAGAATTGGGGCCACAAGCCTTCTATAATGGTACCATTGGGGAGAAACTCGTTAAGGATGTGAGAGAGGCTGGTGGGATTTTGACAATGGAGGATTTAAAGAATTACAGAGTGGAAGTTACGGATGCAATAGCTGCAGATACAATGGGCTACACTATATATGGAATGCCACCTCCTTCAAGTGGAACTCTGGGACTTTCACTG GTTCTGAACATTTTGGAGAGTTATGGAAGTCCTGATGCTGCAAAGGGAAGTCTTGGTCTGCATCGGCTGATTGAAGCATTGAAACACATGTTATCTGTCCGAATGAATTTGGGCGACCCTGATTTTGTGAATATAAGTACGTTTGCATCTGAGATGCTTTCCTCAGATTTTGCAAAACAAGTTCGTGAAAAGATATTTGACAACACCACTTTCCCTCCTGACTACTATTTGAGCAG GTGGAGTCAGCTAAGAGATCATGGAACCAGCCATTTCTGCATTGTAGATATGGATCGAAATGCTGTATCAATGACAACAACTGTAAATTATCATTTTGGAGCAGGGCTGCTCTCTCCTTCTACTGGCATTGTGCTCAACAATGAAATGGGTGACTTCTCAATTCCCACAGAGGAAACAGTTGACGGTTTACCTCCTGCTCCTGGAAATTTTATCAGACCAAACAAACGACCTTTATCCTCCATGACCCCAATAATTATCACAAAG GATAATCAGTTGGCTGGGGTCATTGGTGGTAGTGGTGGTACAAACATAATCCCAGCGGTTGTCCAGGTTTTCCTTAATCATTTCGTCTTGGGGATGGACCCTTTAGCTGCGGTTCAGAATCCAAGAATCTACCACAAG CTAATTCCTAATGTGGTTTTGTATGAAAACTACACGGTGATTAATGGGAATCACATTGAGCTTCCAGAGGAAACAAGGCTTTTCTTGCAAGAGAGGGGTCATCAACTAAAGGGTCAGAAAGGAGGAGCTGTTACTCAGCTTGTTGTTCAAAATCTTGAAAAACCCATTGAAATGGGCAGGAAAAATGGGAAAGTTtctaatgcacaaatatttcaTGGTACACTTATTGCCGTAAGTGACCTTAGAAAGAATGGCAGACCTGCTGCCATATGA
- the LOC107432775 gene encoding glutathione hydrolase 3 isoform X1 encodes MVVKQGLETPLLGSNGLVNNNNKRWRRRALWFILPLITLIIVGCMYASNTNSWVKREENSYNHGIKVNDVQIIESERGVVAADDGRCSEVGASVLRQGGHAVDAAVATALCLGVVSPMASGIGGGGFMIVRSSSTSQTEAYDLRETAPLAASENMYDDNPNARLEGPLSIGVPGEIAGLREAWLNHGRFPWRSLFQPAIKLAKDGFVIAPYFGASITRNSKKIMNDPGLRQVFAPKGKLLQVGETCYNVELGRTLEELAELGPQAFYNGTIGEKLVKDVREAGGILTMEDLKNYRVEVTDAIAADTMGYTIYGMPPPSSGTLGLSLVLNILESYGSPDAAKGSLGLHRLIEALKHMLSVRMNLGDPDFVNISTFASEMLSSDFAKQVREKIFDNTTFPPDYYLSRWSQLRDHGTSHFCIVDMDRNAVSMTTTVNYHFGAGLLSPSTGIVLNNEMGDFSIPTEETVDGLPPAPGNFIRPNKRPLSSMTPIIITKDNQLAGVIGGSGGTNIIPAVVQVFLNHFVLGMDPLAAVQNPRIYHKLIPNVVLYENYTVINGNHIELPEETRLFLQERGHQLKGQKGGAVTQLVVQNLEKPIEMGRKNGKVSNAQIFHGTLIAVSDLRKNGRPAAI; translated from the exons ATGGTGGTGAAGCAAGGGCTGGAAACTCCACTTCTGGGCAGTAATGGGTTAgtcaataacaacaacaagagGTGGAGAAGAAGAGCTCTGTGGTTTATCCTTCCTCTCATCACCCTCATAa TTGTAGGCTGTATGTATGCAAGCAATACAAATTCATGggtaaaaagagaagaaaactcATATAATCATGGGATTAAAGTCAATGATGTTCAGATTATTGAGTCAGAGAGGGGCGTTGTTGCTGCTGATGATGGCCGTTGTTCTGAAGTTGGAGCATCAGTGCTTAGGCAGGGTGGCCATGCTGTTGATGCTGCAGTTGCAACAGCTTTGTGCCTTGGAGTTGTTAGTCCAATGGCAAGTGGGATCGGAGGAGGGGGATTCATGATTGTCCGGTCTTCATCAACATCGCAAACTGAAGCTTATGACTTGAGGGAAACTGCTCCTTTGGCCGCTTCAGAG AATATGTACGACGACAATCCTAATGCCAGGTTAGAAGGTCCACTGTCAATTGGAGTTCCTGGTGAGATAGCTGGCCTCCGTGAAGCCTGGTTGAACCATGGGCGTTTTCCATGGAGGAGTTTATTCCAACCTGCAATAAAACTTGCTAAAGATGGATTTGTAATTGCTCCTTATTTTGGAGCATCCATAACTAGGAATTCAAAGAAGATTATGAATGATCCTGGTTTAAGACAAGTGTTTGCTCCAAAGGGAAAGTTGTTACAGGTAGGTGAAACATGCTACAATGTGGAGCTTGGCCGTACCTTGGAGGAACTGGCAGAATTGGGGCCACAAGCCTTCTATAATGGTACCATTGGGGAGAAACTCGTTAAGGATGTGAGAGAGGCTGGTGGGATTTTGACAATGGAGGATTTAAAGAATTACAGAGTGGAAGTTACGGATGCAATAGCTGCAGATACAATGGGCTACACTATATATGGAATGCCACCTCCTTCAAGTGGAACTCTGGGACTTTCACTG GTTCTGAACATTTTGGAGAGTTATGGAAGTCCTGATGCTGCAAAGGGAAGTCTTGGTCTGCATCGGCTGATTGAAGCATTGAAACACATGTTATCTGTCCGAATGAATTTGGGCGACCCTGATTTTGTGAATATAAGTACGTTTGCATCTGAGATGCTTTCCTCAGATTTTGCAAAACAAGTTCGTGAAAAGATATTTGACAACACCACTTTCCCTCCTGACTACTATTTGAGCAG GTGGAGTCAGCTAAGAGATCATGGAACCAGCCATTTCTGCATTGTAGATATGGATCGAAATGCTGTATCAATGACAACAACTGTAAATTATCATTTTGGAGCAGGGCTGCTCTCTCCTTCTACTGGCATTGTGCTCAACAATGAAATGGGTGACTTCTCAATTCCCACAGAGGAAACAGTTGACGGTTTACCTCCTGCTCCTGGAAATTTTATCAGACCAAACAAACGACCTTTATCCTCCATGACCCCAATAATTATCACAAAG GATAATCAGTTGGCTGGGGTCATTGGTGGTAGTGGTGGTACAAACATAATCCCAGCGGTTGTCCAGGTTTTCCTTAATCATTTCGTCTTGGGGATGGACCCTTTAGCTGCGGTTCAGAATCCAAGAATCTACCACAAG CTAATTCCTAATGTGGTTTTGTATGAAAACTACACGGTGATTAATGGGAATCACATTGAGCTTCCAGAGGAAACAAGGCTTTTCTTGCAAGAGAGGGGTCATCAACTAAAGGGTCAGAAAGGAGGAGCTGTTACTCAGCTTGTTGTTCAAAATCTTGAAAAACCCATTGAAATGGGCAGGAAAAATGGGAAAGTTtctaatgcacaaatatttcaTGGTACACTTATTGCCGTAAGTGACCTTAGAAAGAATGGCAGACCTGCTGCCATATGA